In the Candidatus Bathyarchaeia archaeon genome, CGATACCTATTGCTTCCTAAGTGTTGCTCCTAACCCCACAGGAATTAACCAACAAGTTACCGTTGTAGGCTGGGTTAATTGGGTCACTCCAACAGCATCTGGTGCCCAAGGCGACCGCTTCCGCGACATAACTGTTACAATCACCAAACCCGACGGCAGTACCGAAACTCAGGGTCCCTTCGTGGCTGACCCGATTTCCAACATCGGCTTCTTCTACACTCCCGACCAACTCGGCACATACACTCTGCAAATGCACTATCCTGGTCAACAAATCACTGGTATAGACCGATACGGCAACAACGTTGATAACTACTACAAACCTGGGCAAAGCCAACCTGTTTCTTTGCTGGTTCAGCAAGAACAAATTCAACCTTACCCTGAATTTGAATTACCTTCAGGGTATTGGGAACGCCCCATAAACTCTGAAATGAGAAGCTGGGGAGCAATCGCAGGAAACTGGCTGATGGCGGGCTCTAACAACGCCGCAAGCAACGGGAAATTTAATCCCTACACTACCGCACCACGATCTTCTCACGTACTATGGACACTACCAATTGCTGATGGTGGCCTTGTAGGAGGCGAATTAGGAGACAAAGACTACTACACCGGCGTCCAATACGAACACAAGTTCAACCCGCCCCTGATAATCAATGGGAAACTCTACTACAACACACCTGACCCACCCCGATACGGATACAACTGTGTGGATTTGCGGACAGGCGAAATCCTATGGTTCAAAAACAGCACCTCGGCACAGCAGGTAACCGGCGGCTTCTACAACTACCTCAACCCCGGCGTAAACATGGGTCAAATCCTCGAAGTTGACACCCCCAACCAGCACGGCGCAATCCCCTACCTCTGGCGAACCAGCGGCAGCACTCTGGGACAAACAGCCCCCTCATGGTCTATGTATGACGCATTCACTGGCAACTGGATACTGGACATAAAGAACCCGCCCAGCGGAACAACCGTTTTTGGACCCAACGGCGAAATCTTGGTCTACCAGCTGAACGCAAACGGCAAATGGTTAGCCATGTGGAACTCAACTGCCTGCATCCCACCCCCAGATAACGCAAGCACCGGCGCTTGGCAGTGGAGACCCCCCGTGGGTTCAACCCTTGACGGCAACAACGGCTGGCAATGGAACGTAACCGCAAACGTGATTGCTGGATCAAGCATCCGAAAAATCGGTGAAGGCAGCATCCTAGTGCAGGCCGCGGACACAACAGTGTTTCCAAACTTGATAACTTCCTTTGGCTTTGACACAAACGGAAACATGAAGTGGGGACCAAAAACTCACACCATCGCCAGCTTGACTTCTGGTCCAATGAACGACGGTATATGGGTAGAATACGAGAAGGAAACCCTCACATGGTGTGGATACAGCATGGATACAGGCGACAAGGTTTGGGGACCAAATCTGCCTTTGACTAATGCGTGGGCTATGTACATGTCTGGCACGGGCAACTTAAACGTCGGCGGGTACGGCAAATTCTACTGTATAACCTACGACGGAGCCATCCATTGCTACGACATAAAAACTGGAACCAACCTTTGGAACGCAGAAAGCGACAATCCAGGGCTAGAAACCCCCTATGGCACCTACCCAATGTGGAGCGGCGTAATCCTTGCTGGCGGCGTAGTTTACTCTGGTAACGGTGAACACTCCCCTGACACCCCGCTTTACCGAGGCGAAAAACTCTACGCAGTTGACGCAACTTCAGGCGAAAACCTCTGGAACCTCACAGGCTGGTACGAATACGGCGCAGTCGCAGACGGTTACTTAGTGATATACAACTACGGCGACGGTCGCATCTACTGCTTTGGCAAAGGTCAAACAGCAACCACAGTCTCAGCGCCACAAACTGTTCAACCCCAAGGCACGCCAATCCTGATACAAGGCACCATAACCGACCAATCCCCTGGCAAAACCAGCTTGGGCGTTCCGATGGCTGGAACCCCTGCAATCGCAGACCAATACATGGATGAATGGATGGAGTACCTGCTGATGCAGCATCCCAAGCCCGACGCAACTGGCGTGCAAGTGCATTTGACGGCTATCGGTCCAAACGGCAACACCGAAGATTTAGGCTATGTTACAAGCGACTCTAATGGTATGTTCAAAAAGATGTGGACTCCACAAGCAAGTGGTGAATACACGGTTGTAGCCAGTTTTGAGGGTTCTCTTTCTTACTGGGCTTCATCCTCGCAAACAGCTATCGGTGTAGGCGGGCCATCAGATGGGTCATCCTCCTCTGCAACTGTTTCTTCGGCAAATTCTTTGCCTCCTGAAGCGTTCTATGCAGTTTCCGCTTTGCTGGTTGTGCTCATCATAGTTGTGGCCGTTCTCATCGTGAGGAAAAAATAGAGTCCACCCCCTCTCCTTTTTTTGTCTATTTAAACGCCTTTTTACAGCCGCTGTTTTTCTATAAGATGCATCTTCGTTTGTCCTAATTACACGAAAGTCTAAATATGTCCAGTGCTAACCATGGTCTAAAAGTAAATAAACAAGGTCACGTTAAAGTAGAGAAAACTGATGTCTTGAGGAATTCAGATGAAGAAAACTGCCGTAGTCTTTGCGTTAATTGTTCTCTCAATGGTCATTATCTTGCCTTTTTCCCTCAACCTTCAAGAAGCTAACGCCCAAACCTCAACCTACACAATACAGGATGTGGAGCATAATGTTCGGGTTCTCTACTCGGGTCATGTTGTGATAACCGAGAAAATTCAGCTTTCAGGTTCAGCCCCCAGCACATTTGACCTTGGGCTTCCATTTCGATACGGCTCTTACCTTCTTCAAGGCACAGCATACGACAGCAACAACAATGCTCTTCCTGTAACCCTTGGTGTTCAACTGCAAGGTCAGAGCGGCTTTTATGGGGTAAGTGTAGCCTTACCCTCGGGGACTTCGGCGTTCACCGTGTTTTTTGTGTTGTCTAACGACGCTTTGATTACAACATCAGACGGGTACACCCTTGACTTCCCAGCATACTTGGGTTTCAGCCAACCAGTTTCCAGCTACCACGGAAACCTCACTTTCCCCTCGGGAGCGTCAATAGTTGGCATTGACAAACTCGACGGCGTAGTCAACGCTACAACATACACCAAACAAAACCTCCCCGCCTTCACATATTCCCCCGCAACCGCCAGCATCTCTGCCTCAGCTGGCGTCATTCAAGAAGTAAACATTCTCACCCTAACCCGTCAACTTAACATAAACCCTGCAGGCGACGTAACCTGCACCGACACCTACAAAATCGACAACAATTCCACCCGAAGCATAAACTCTTTCCTCCTCAACCTGCCCCTTAATGCCTCCAACGTGGTTGCACGAGACGAATTTGGGCGGCTTCTGTCTGCTTCGGTTCAGCAATCCAACAGCCTCGTGTTGGTT is a window encoding:
- a CDS encoding PQQ-binding-like beta-propeller repeat protein — translated: MKNLTKQTTVVAILILSLSLSACMAGTSVTNATLDIDTYCFLSVAPNPTGINQQVTVVGWVNWVTPTASGAQGDRFRDITVTITKPDGSTETQGPFVADPISNIGFFYTPDQLGTYTLQMHYPGQQITGIDRYGNNVDNYYKPGQSQPVSLLVQQEQIQPYPEFELPSGYWERPINSEMRSWGAIAGNWLMAGSNNAASNGKFNPYTTAPRSSHVLWTLPIADGGLVGGELGDKDYYTGVQYEHKFNPPLIINGKLYYNTPDPPRYGYNCVDLRTGEILWFKNSTSAQQVTGGFYNYLNPGVNMGQILEVDTPNQHGAIPYLWRTSGSTLGQTAPSWSMYDAFTGNWILDIKNPPSGTTVFGPNGEILVYQLNANGKWLAMWNSTACIPPPDNASTGAWQWRPPVGSTLDGNNGWQWNVTANVIAGSSIRKIGEGSILVQAADTTVFPNLITSFGFDTNGNMKWGPKTHTIASLTSGPMNDGIWVEYEKETLTWCGYSMDTGDKVWGPNLPLTNAWAMYMSGTGNLNVGGYGKFYCITYDGAIHCYDIKTGTNLWNAESDNPGLETPYGTYPMWSGVILAGGVVYSGNGEHSPDTPLYRGEKLYAVDATSGENLWNLTGWYEYGAVADGYLVIYNYGDGRIYCFGKGQTATTVSAPQTVQPQGTPILIQGTITDQSPGKTSLGVPMAGTPAIADQYMDEWMEYLLMQHPKPDATGVQVHLTAIGPNGNTEDLGYVTSDSNGMFKKMWTPQASGEYTVVASFEGSLSYWASSSQTAIGVGGPSDGSSSSATVSSANSLPPEAFYAVSALLVVLIIVVAVLIVRKK